A stretch of the Lactuca sativa cultivar Salinas chromosome 9, Lsat_Salinas_v11, whole genome shotgun sequence genome encodes the following:
- the LOC111889812 gene encoding uncharacterized protein LOC111889812 gives MEENYLNFVLVPLGLLMMVGYHVWLFYQIRRNPVGTVIGMNAINRRFWAIYMMEDTQKTGVLAVQTLRNNIMASTLLASTAIMLSSLIAVLMTGGVTGRGSAGGNDHQWTGITYNQGTKLMSTIKYFSILVCFLVSFLMNVQSIRYYSHASMLINVPYKNITNFTSHRLTADYIGSTVNRGGYFWSLGLRAFYFSFPLFLWLFGAIPMFICCIFMVFMLYFLDVAFEVGWVADVASIDEETG, from the exons ATGGAGGAAAATTACTTGAATTTTGTGTTGGTGCCACTAGGACTGCTCATGATGGTTGGGTACCACGTTTGGCTTTTTTATCAAATTCGTCGCAATCCTGTCGGTACCGTTATAGGCATGAATGCAATCAATCGTCGATTTTGGGCAATATATATGATGGAG GACACGCAAAAGACTGGAGTTCTAGCTGTACAAACATTGAGAAACAACATCATGGCATCCACCCTTTTAGCTTCTACAGCGATCATGCTCAGTTCCCTAATCGCCGTCCTTATGACCGGAGGAGTTACCGGACGTGGCTCTGCCGGTGGCAACGACCACCAATGGACCGGTATAACCTATAATCAGGGCACCAAGCTCATGTCGACAATCAAATACTTCAGCATATTGGTCTGCTTCTTGGTATCTTTCTTGATGAACGTTCAATCGATCAGGTACTACAGCCATGCCAGCATGTTAATTAATGTTCCTTACAAAAACATCACCAACTTCACCAGCCACCGTCTAACTGCGGACTACATCGGATCCACCGTGAACCGGGGTGGTTACTTCTGGTCTCTTGGTCTTCGTGCTTTCTACTTCTCCTTCCCACTGTTCCTTTGGCTGTTTGGTGCTATACCCATGTTCATTTGCTGCATTTTTATGGTGTTTATGTTGTACTTTCTGGATGTTGCGTTCGAGGTTGGGTGGGTAGCTGATGTGGCCTCTATAGATGAAGAAACTGGTTAG